One region of Myxosarcina sp. GI1 genomic DNA includes:
- the murQ gene encoding N-acetylmuramic acid 6-phosphate etherase — protein sequence MKDNLPSRGHLLTERTNSRSSNLDRLSTLELVDLFNQEDRQTIEAIAKARVQLAEAIELTASSLSQGGRLFYVGAGTSGRLGVLDAAECPPTFCTPPELIRGIIAGGDDALVKSSEALEDSQSDGKNVIFSESITKFDVVVGITAGGTTPFVHGALQAAKELDAATIAISCVSAEQVPIDADIDIRLLVGPEILTGSTRLKAGTVTKMALNILSTGVMVRLGKVYGNRMIDVAVTNSKLHDRALRIISDLTDLDRQEAEQLLQRSNKKVKLALLMYWTGLDATAASELLLQNNGNLRAALHSVQ from the coding sequence ATGAAAGACAATTTACCATCGAGAGGACATCTTCTAACCGAACGCACAAATTCTCGCAGCAGCAATCTAGATCGCCTGTCTACATTAGAACTAGTCGATTTGTTCAATCAAGAAGATCGCCAAACTATAGAAGCAATTGCCAAAGCAAGAGTTCAACTAGCAGAAGCGATCGAGCTTACCGCCAGTTCGCTAAGCCAGGGAGGGAGACTATTTTATGTTGGTGCGGGTACTAGCGGTAGATTGGGAGTTTTAGATGCAGCCGAATGTCCTCCAACTTTTTGCACCCCTCCAGAATTAATTCGAGGAATTATTGCTGGAGGCGACGATGCCCTGGTCAAAAGTTCTGAAGCTTTAGAAGATAGCCAGTCAGACGGTAAAAATGTCATTTTTAGCGAATCCATAACCAAATTTGATGTAGTTGTAGGGATCACTGCGGGAGGAACTACACCTTTTGTACATGGAGCGTTGCAGGCTGCCAAAGAGTTAGACGCAGCTACTATTGCTATAAGCTGCGTTAGTGCCGAACAAGTTCCTATAGATGCCGATATCGATATCCGTTTGTTAGTAGGACCAGAAATCTTAACAGGCTCTACCAGACTCAAAGCAGGAACCGTTACAAAAATGGCGTTGAATATTCTTTCTACAGGAGTTATGGTGCGTCTAGGCAAAGTATACGGCAATCGCATGATTGATGTAGCCGTAACCAACAGCAAATTACACGATCGCGCCTTGAGAATAATTAGCGATCTTACAGACTTAGATCGTCAAGAAGCAGAACAATTGTTACAGCGCAGCAATAAAAAAGTCAAACTAGCTCTATTAATGTACTGGACTGGTTTGGATGCAACGGCAGCATCCGAACTACTATTACAAAACAACGGTAATCTTAGAGCTGCTCTACACAGTGTGCAATGA
- a CDS encoding DUF3110 domain-containing protein — MRVYILLFNARTENEGIHTIQIGDRNTILMFKEEDDALRYAGLLEAQDFPAPSVEAIDSEEVEAFCRQSDYGWEIVDSEKLAVPPEKNVEQPDWNDEEPPTANETSSNSSLAEAELERIRQQLEGLL, encoded by the coding sequence ATGCGCGTATATATATTGCTATTTAATGCCAGAACCGAAAATGAGGGAATTCATACCATTCAGATCGGCGATCGCAACACCATACTAATGTTTAAAGAGGAAGATGACGCGCTTCGTTATGCAGGGTTACTAGAAGCACAAGATTTTCCCGCTCCTTCAGTAGAAGCAATAGATTCTGAAGAAGTAGAAGCATTCTGCCGTCAAAGCGACTATGGTTGGGAAATTGTCGATAGCGAAAAATTAGCAGTTCCTCCCGAGAAAAACGTCGAGCAACCAGATTGGAATGACGAAGAGCCACCAACTGCCAATGAAACTTCGTCCAATTCCTCGCTCGCAGAAGCCGAACTAGAACGAATTCGCCAACAGCTAGAAGGACTTTTATAA
- a CDS encoding DUF2996 domain-containing protein, producing MAEETNKQEEGKEAKAKSAEETNKQEGKDTKAKSAAKNKPADKKKQEKPEDKPFTEFIEEYFTPALQKAFADEGIEDINLTFTKQNITLEGAELNDECWQVIGNWQQGKRQFKLYFPEEDITGKKAFSYSAGGAKPSTIESFMIDERKVTLDLLVMYVLQRLNAQKWLTRN from the coding sequence ATGGCAGAGGAAACTAACAAGCAAGAAGAAGGTAAAGAGGCAAAAGCAAAATCAGCAGAAGAAACTAACAAGCAAGAAGGTAAAGATACAAAAGCAAAATCAGCAGCTAAAAACAAGCCTGCTGATAAAAAAAAGCAAGAAAAGCCAGAAGATAAGCCCTTTACTGAATTTATTGAAGAATACTTTACTCCCGCACTGCAAAAAGCGTTTGCTGATGAAGGGATTGAAGATATAAATTTAACCTTTACCAAGCAAAATATAACTTTAGAAGGAGCAGAATTAAACGATGAATGTTGGCAGGTAATCGGTAACTGGCAACAAGGTAAACGTCAGTTCAAACTTTATTTTCCAGAAGAAGATATCACGGGGAAAAAAGCCTTTTCCTATTCTGCTGGCGGTGCTAAACCTAGCACGATTGAGTCCTTTATGATTGACGAACGTAAAGTAACTTTAGATTTATTAGTTATGTATGTTTTGCAGCGTCTTAACGCTCAAAAATGGTTAACTAGAAACTAA